The genomic interval ATGTGACACAACCAAACCTGAATGGAAGAATCGATGCCATTACTTCTTTTTCTCCCAACCCCACCAACGCCGGAACCATTGACCCGGCCGATTTCATCACCATCACGGGATCGGGTTTTGGGGCCGCGGCCGGCACCGTCTTCTTTTCCAACGCTGATGATGGAGGGGCTACATTCACTTCATCTGGCGTAGCCTCGGATATCGTATCCTGGAGCGATGCCTCCATTACCGTTAAAGTAGCCAGAAGGGCAGGTACTGGGCCGATCAATGTAAATGGGGCCTTTACCTCCGCAACAAACCTGACCATTGATTATTCTCACCTGGATATCAATAGTACGTTTAGTGGATTTGGATCCACCACCCGGCAACGGTATTACCTGCGAAATTTGAATGGTTCCGGTGGATACACCTTTCTTTACAATACTACATTTAACACCAATGCACCTGCCGTAGCCGCGTTTGAACGCGCACTGGAAACCTGGCGCTGTAATGGTGGTGTGAACTTTATAAGCGGAGGAACAACCGCAACAGCTTCCGTTGGAAATGACGGGGTGAACGCGGTGTTCTTTGATGCTACATTGCCGGTGGGCGTACTTGGACGTGCTACTTCACAGTTCAGCGGCTCTGCGACCGGGTTGTGCAATCTGGCCAATACCGTTTGGTACACGGCGGATGTGGATGTACAATTCATGCCCGACCCGCCAGTGGCCGGCTTTACCTGGGAATATGGCCCTGCGTTGCCCGGTGGAACTGAATTTGATTTTGAATCCGTTTCTGTACACGAATTAGGACATGCGCTTGGCCTCGGACATCGAATAGCACCGGGAGAAGTAATGCACTATGCAGTTACGAATGGTGTGGCAAACCGTACCCCCTCAGTGGCAGAAATCAGCGGCGTGAACGACAAGATGGCCTTTTCCACCGCAGCCACCTGTTTTAATCCCGCAGGCTCAGGAACACCCATGACGGCGGCTTCCTGTAGCACCCTTCCCATAACCTTACTTGACTTTACCGGGCAAAAAAACCGCCAGCAGATCGACCTGTTGTGGAATACCTTGCAAGAGCAGAATTCGTTGCACTTTGAATTGGAAAAATCAACCGACGGAAACCGGTTTTATACCCTGGGCAAAATTCAGGCTGCAGGTACCAGTACACAACGCAGAGATTATTCCTTTATCGACAGACAGGTTAATGAGTTGAATTATTACCGGTTAAAGATGGTCGATATAGATGGCCATTATGAGTACAGCCGAACCATTCTGGTGCGTGATCCTTCCGCTACCCAGCAAGTATGGGTATTGAATAACCCCTTTAATTCCGTTGTTGATATCCGGTTGGCTAAACAGGCCACGGAGCCAGTTCAATTTGAACTGATCGGCCTGAATGGAGCAAAGGTTTTTTCCAGCAGACAAAGTGCGGGAGATAATTTTACACTTGATCTGTCAGGAACTACCCTTCAAAAAGGAATGTACATTCTCCAGACAAGGATCGGAGCTGTAGTATTCACCAACAAGATCGTACACCAATAATTATTTTACCGCCAACTTTTTATAATGATTGATCAATCCGTTGGTTGATGAATCATGCGCGGTTACTGCCTTTTTATCAGCCAGCTCGGGAAGAATCTTATTGGCCAGTTGCTTACCAAGTTCCACACCCCATTGGTCAAAGGAG from Chitinophagales bacterium carries:
- a CDS encoding matrixin family metalloprotease, producing MKKLKNLRFALAFIALQLNSSSLLAQCGIYPVSLEQRVNQSAFIIAGTVTEKQSYLDPQTGNVYTSNKIQVNAWLKNHQHMSEVYLITEGGVIGDRATIVYPSLQVEPGQEYVFFLEANNERLDNKSIRARQPGVLQARAYADGQGALSNRGNVYTDIIAEPMQTENSLFTRIAGMTGEGARRPNGEVFNARNVTQPNLNGRIDAITSFSPNPTNAGTIDPADFITITGSGFGAAAGTVFFSNADDGGATFTSSGVASDIVSWSDASITVKVARRAGTGPINVNGAFTSATNLTIDYSHLDINSTFSGFGSTTRQRYYLRNLNGSGGYTFLYNTTFNTNAPAVAAFERALETWRCNGGVNFISGGTTATASVGNDGVNAVFFDATLPVGVLGRATSQFSGSATGLCNLANTVWYTADVDVQFMPDPPVAGFTWEYGPALPGGTEFDFESVSVHELGHALGLGHRIAPGEVMHYAVTNGVANRTPSVAEISGVNDKMAFSTAATCFNPAGSGTPMTAASCSTLPITLLDFTGQKNRQQIDLLWNTLQEQNSLHFELEKSTDGNRFYTLGKIQAAGTSTQRRDYSFIDRQVNELNYYRLKMVDIDGHYEYSRTILVRDPSATQQVWVLNNPFNSVVDIRLAKQATEPVQFELIGLNGAKVFSSRQSAGDNFTLDLSGTTLQKGMYILQTRIGAVVFTNKIVHQ